In Phoenix dactylifera cultivar Barhee BC4 chromosome 11, palm_55x_up_171113_PBpolish2nd_filt_p, whole genome shotgun sequence, the following are encoded in one genomic region:
- the LOC103703271 gene encoding disease resistance protein RPS5-like, which translates to MSVSRPSALTLTYVTLQEKVAKECRGLPLALKTIGRAMRNRREPRHWRHVIELLKDSKHAEIQEMEILPEEGEERDLFRILKLSYDSLRDDTTRQCFLSCCLWPEDYPIRKDKLIECWMGLGLIDDSNGNLSWGHDYIRILEGVCLLEPCEYEWNVKMHDVIRDLALWIASDCGQKKNKWLVQACVGLKEAIDVKQKWVEAEAAERISLMYNHIQILPQYLPHRPSLKVLMLQMNLSIKWIPPDLFQCMPALTYLDLSYTNLEELPKAIGILVQLQYLNLSYTCIKALPKELARLKELKHLLLSFVHPSPLRIPRGCDIKSF; encoded by the coding sequence ATGTCGGTGAGCCGACCCTCAGCTCTCACCCTGACATACGTGACCTTGCAGGAGAAGGTTGCGAAGGAGTGCAGGGGCTTGCCGCTTGCTCTCAAAACCATCGGAAGGGCCATGCGCAACCGGAGGGAACCAAGACACTGGAGGCACGTAATCGAGCTGCTGAAGGACTCTAAGCATGCTGAGATCCAGGAAATGGAGATCCTACCGGAGGAGGGTGAAGAAAGAGATTTGTTTCGCATATTAAAGCTCAGCTATGATAGCTTGCGTGATGACACGACGAGGCAATGCTTCTTGTCCTGCTGCTTGTGGCCTGAAGACTAtccaattagaaaagataaacttATAGAATGCTGGATGGGTCTAGGCTTAATCGATGACTCAAATGGGAACTTGTCCTGGGGTCACGATTACATTAGAATCCTGGAAGGAGTGTGCTTGCTGGAGCCTTGTGAATATGAATGGAATGTGAAAATGCATGACGTTATTCGAGACTTAGCACTATGGATCGCTTCCGACTGCgggcagaaaaagaataaatggTTGGTTCAAGCTTGTGTTGGTCTGAAGGAAGCAATAGATGTGAAACAGAAATGGGTTGAAGCTGAAGCAGCAGAAAGAATATCACTAATGTATAATCATATACAAATATTGCCCCAATACCTTCCTCATCGCCCGAGTCTCAAAGTCTTGATGCTCCAGATGAATTTGTCTATCAAATGGATCCCACCTGACCTTTTCCAATGCATGCCTGCTCTTACCTACCTAGATCTATCTTATACCAACTTGGAGGAGTTACCGAAAGCGATTGGCATACTAGTTCAGTTGCAGTATCTTAATTTATCCTATACATGCATCAAAGCATTGCCGAAGGAGCTGGCACGTCTTAAAGAGCTGAAGCACTTGCTACTGAGCTTTGTACATCCTTCTCCCTTGAGAATACCTCGTGGGTGCGATATCAAATCTTTCTAA